In Arthrobacter sp. SLBN-112, a genomic segment contains:
- a CDS encoding ATP-binding protein: protein MGTKTALENEVTTVGGVLTDLQPLDFHTLGLAGCIDRLTAPLRQHGTTVHWDTPHWGIEIPADCASLLYQSAREALSNAFKFSGASTVTVQLLAVDHGIRLVVADDGTGFDSDAATCGRHHGYGLRLMTVAVQEAAGAVDISSAPGRGTSVTVTLPLD, encoded by the coding sequence ATGGGCACCAAGACAGCCTTGGAGAACGAAGTCACAACCGTGGGAGGCGTGCTGACCGACCTCCAGCCGTTGGATTTCCACACCCTGGGGCTGGCCGGTTGCATTGACCGGCTCACGGCGCCCCTTCGCCAGCACGGAACCACGGTTCACTGGGATACTCCACATTGGGGCATTGAGATCCCGGCGGACTGCGCCTCCCTCCTGTACCAGTCAGCGCGAGAGGCGCTCAGCAACGCCTTCAAATTCTCCGGCGCATCCACGGTAACCGTGCAGCTGCTGGCCGTTGACCACGGGATCCGCCTGGTGGTTGCCGACGACGGCACAGGCTTTGACAGCGACGCCGCCACGTGCGGACGCCATCACGGGTACGGACTGCGGCTCATGACGGTGGCCGTGCAGGAAGCCGCCGGGGCAGTGGATATCAGCTCCGCACCGGGCCGCGGCACCAGCGTGACGGTAACCCTTCCGCTGGACTAA